The following coding sequences are from one Methanosarcina sp. WWM596 window:
- the carB gene encoding carbamoyl-phosphate synthase large subunit has protein sequence MPKHEDIKKVLLIGSGPITIGQAAEFDFSGSQACRSLKEEGVQVVLVNSNPATIMTDPEMADSVYIEPLDSRIVEKIIEKERPDGIIAGIGGQTGLNITSELAERGVFEKYGVQILGTPVEAIKNTEDRELFKETMLKIGEKVPLSRAVHSLKEAEEVVGELGLPLIVRPAYTLGGAGGGIARTKEELLEITERGLRRSRINQVLIEESVLGWAEVEYEVMRDANDTCIVICNMENIDPMGVHTGESAVVAPSQTLTDEEHQMLRSASIKIIRALKIEGGCNIQYALKEGDYRIVEVNPRVSRSSALASKATGYPIARVTAKIAIGMALDEIINNVTMSTPASFEPALDYVITKIPRWPFDKFVTADKTLTTAMKSTGEIMAIGRTIEESLLKAFKSLDIDSQLGIKRWEEPEIKTLLKTPTSERLFVIFHALERGMSVKEIAELSSINPFFLSKMKNIVDMEKRIRVEELTPEFLSEVKKMGFPDSRLAELTGKTRQEISDLRHASGILATFKMVDTCAAEFQAATPYYYSTYEATCETNPTDRKKILILGAGPIRIGQGIEFDYCTVHAVTALREEGIETHIINNNPETVSTDFDTSDKLFFEPLTMEYVMNVIERERPDGVFVQFGGQTSVNLAIPLKKELKHRTDLDTVIMGTDPDDMDLAEDREKFYLLMQKLGIPQPEGGYATSQQEAIKVAQRIGFPVLVRPSYVLGGRAMEIVYDEIDLERYMKEAVRVSPEHPILIDDFLEGACEIDVDAVCDQKEVLIGAIMEHIEEAGVHSGDSACVIPPQSLSEDVLDQVRDYTRKIALGLRVKGLINIQMAEKGGKVFVLEANPRSSRTIPFVSKAVGLPLAKIAAKVIAGHSLKSLGYTDEPKPKHVSIKEVLLPFDKLPGADPVLGPEMKSTGEVMGIDYDFGRAYYKAELAADNLLPLTGKVFLSIREADKPELVGAARKLQAAGLELMGTRGTVNYLAQRGIFMDTVKKVHDGSPNVIDMMRRDEVDLIINTPTSKQSRKDGYRIRRAAVDFKVPYITTIQAAIAAADAIETMKKGEALTIKSINEYHKEMEQ, from the coding sequence ATGCCAAAACACGAGGACATAAAGAAAGTTTTGCTTATAGGTTCAGGGCCGATCACAATCGGACAGGCTGCAGAGTTCGACTTCTCGGGAAGCCAGGCGTGCAGGTCCTTAAAAGAAGAAGGCGTACAGGTTGTGCTTGTGAACTCAAACCCTGCAACCATTATGACCGACCCCGAAATGGCGGATTCGGTCTACATCGAGCCTCTTGATTCCAGAATTGTTGAAAAAATCATTGAAAAAGAGCGCCCGGACGGGATCATTGCAGGTATTGGCGGGCAGACAGGCCTCAATATTACCAGTGAACTTGCTGAAAGGGGTGTCTTTGAAAAATACGGAGTCCAGATCCTTGGAACCCCTGTAGAAGCCATTAAAAACACAGAAGACAGGGAACTCTTCAAAGAGACCATGCTGAAGATCGGAGAAAAGGTCCCCTTAAGCCGTGCAGTCCACTCCTTAAAAGAAGCTGAAGAGGTTGTCGGAGAACTCGGCTTGCCCCTGATTGTCCGCCCGGCTTACACTCTTGGTGGCGCTGGTGGCGGAATTGCCCGCACAAAAGAGGAGCTCCTTGAGATTACGGAACGCGGACTCAGGCGCAGCCGCATCAATCAGGTGCTTATTGAAGAAAGCGTGCTCGGCTGGGCAGAGGTTGAGTACGAGGTCATGAGGGATGCAAATGATACCTGCATCGTGATTTGTAATATGGAAAACATCGACCCCATGGGCGTCCACACCGGAGAATCGGCAGTTGTTGCCCCCTCGCAGACCCTGACCGATGAAGAGCACCAGATGCTCAGGAGTGCCTCTATTAAGATCATTCGTGCCCTCAAGATCGAAGGGGGGTGCAATATCCAGTATGCTTTAAAGGAAGGCGATTATCGCATTGTTGAGGTAAACCCGAGGGTCTCAAGGTCATCAGCCCTTGCATCCAAAGCCACGGGCTACCCGATTGCCCGCGTAACTGCAAAGATTGCAATCGGGATGGCGCTCGATGAGATCATAAACAACGTTACCATGAGCACCCCTGCCTCTTTTGAGCCGGCTCTGGACTATGTGATCACAAAGATTCCCAGGTGGCCTTTTGACAAATTCGTAACTGCGGACAAGACCCTGACCACAGCCATGAAGAGTACGGGAGAAATCATGGCAATTGGCAGGACAATTGAAGAATCCCTCCTGAAGGCTTTCAAGTCTCTTGATATCGACTCCCAGCTGGGAATAAAACGCTGGGAAGAACCCGAAATCAAAACTCTCCTCAAGACTCCCACAAGCGAACGCCTTTTTGTGATCTTCCACGCGCTTGAGAGGGGAATGTCGGTAAAGGAAATTGCCGAACTTTCGAGCATCAATCCTTTCTTCCTTTCAAAGATGAAGAATATCGTGGATATGGAAAAGCGCATCCGTGTAGAGGAACTAACTCCTGAATTCCTTAGCGAAGTAAAGAAGATGGGTTTCCCAGACAGTCGCCTTGCAGAACTGACCGGAAAGACCAGGCAGGAAATAAGCGACCTCAGGCATGCATCCGGAATTCTTGCTACCTTCAAGATGGTCGATACCTGTGCAGCCGAGTTCCAGGCAGCAACCCCCTACTACTATTCCACTTACGAAGCCACCTGTGAGACAAACCCCACAGACAGGAAGAAAATCCTTATCCTGGGTGCAGGGCCGATCAGGATAGGGCAGGGAATAGAGTTCGACTACTGTACCGTTCATGCAGTAACCGCACTCAGGGAAGAGGGCATAGAGACCCATATCATTAACAACAACCCTGAAACCGTGTCAACCGACTTTGACACTTCGGACAAGCTCTTTTTTGAACCCCTCACAATGGAATACGTGATGAACGTAATCGAACGTGAGAGACCTGACGGTGTCTTTGTACAGTTCGGAGGGCAGACCTCGGTGAACCTTGCAATCCCTCTGAAAAAGGAGTTAAAACACAGGACAGACCTTGATACCGTGATCATGGGAACGGACCCTGATGACATGGACCTTGCCGAAGACAGGGAAAAGTTCTACCTCCTTATGCAGAAACTCGGTATCCCTCAGCCGGAAGGCGGGTATGCAACCTCGCAGCAGGAAGCAATCAAGGTTGCACAGAGGATCGGATTCCCGGTACTGGTACGTCCGTCCTACGTGCTCGGCGGCAGAGCAATGGAGATCGTTTATGACGAAATCGACCTTGAACGCTACATGAAAGAGGCGGTCAGGGTTTCTCCCGAACACCCCATCCTTATTGATGACTTCCTGGAAGGCGCCTGCGAAATTGATGTTGATGCAGTCTGTGACCAGAAAGAAGTCCTCATCGGGGCAATCATGGAACACATCGAGGAAGCCGGGGTCCACTCCGGAGACTCAGCCTGTGTAATCCCGCCCCAGTCGCTCTCAGAAGACGTACTTGACCAGGTAAGGGACTACACCCGAAAGATTGCGCTCGGCCTGAGGGTCAAGGGCCTGATCAACATCCAGATGGCAGAGAAAGGCGGAAAGGTCTTTGTGCTTGAAGCAAACCCGCGTTCAAGCAGGACAATTCCTTTTGTCTCAAAGGCGGTCGGCCTCCCTCTTGCAAAGATTGCAGCCAAAGTGATTGCCGGGCACAGCTTAAAGAGCCTGGGCTACACGGACGAGCCAAAGCCCAAACATGTCTCGATCAAAGAAGTTCTCCTACCCTTTGACAAACTGCCGGGAGCAGACCCTGTCCTCGGACCCGAGATGAAGAGCACTGGAGAAGTTATGGGCATAGACTACGACTTCGGAAGGGCATACTATAAGGCAGAGCTTGCAGCTGATAACCTCCTGCCCCTTACAGGAAAGGTCTTCCTCTCTATCAGGGAAGCAGACAAACCCGAACTTGTGGGAGCTGCCAGGAAACTGCAGGCAGCAGGCCTTGAACTCATGGGCACAAGGGGAACTGTGAACTACCTAGCACAGCGCGGGATCTTCATGGACACTGTAAAGAAAGTACACGACGGAAGCCCGAATGTTATTGATATGATGCGCAGGGACGAGGTTGACCTCATTATTAACACACCCACAAGCAAGCAGTCCCGCAAGGACGGCTACAGGATCAGGCGAGCAGCTGTTGACTTCAAGGTCCCCTATATCACTACCATCCAGGCAGCAATTGCAGCAGCCGATGCGATCGAGACCATGAAGAAAGGGGAAGCGCTAACGATCAAATCCATCAACGAGTACCATAAAGAGATGGAGCAGTAA
- a CDS encoding argininosuccinate synthase, producing the protein MVKKVALAYSGGLDTSVCIPILKEKYGYDEVVTIAVDVGQPEEDIKKADAKAEKISNKHYTIDAKEEFVKDYIFPLIKANGNYEGYVMGTSVARPLIAKKVVEVAVKEGAVALAHGCTGKGNDQLRFEAVFRQTDMDVIAPMREMNLTREWEINYAKEHGIPVEATKSKPWSVDENIWSRSIEGGRLEDPSFVPPEEIYEWTKSSEKAPEEPLVIDIGFKAGVPVSLNNELMDGYPLIKTLNGIAGTHGVGRTDMIEDRVLGLKARENYEHPAATVLLAAHADLEKLVLTRGELKFKKIVDDQWSELAYYGLVDEPLYADLNAFIDKSQERVTGTVKVKLYKGALTILARSSPNALYSEDLVSFDSQTIDQKDAEGFAKYHGFQARMYRKVMDKK; encoded by the coding sequence ATGGTAAAGAAAGTTGCACTTGCATATTCCGGTGGGCTTGACACCTCAGTGTGCATCCCCATCCTCAAGGAAAAGTACGGGTACGATGAAGTAGTCACAATTGCGGTCGATGTAGGCCAGCCCGAAGAAGATATCAAAAAAGCTGATGCAAAAGCCGAAAAGATCAGCAACAAGCACTACACGATCGATGCAAAGGAAGAGTTCGTAAAAGACTACATCTTCCCCCTGATCAAAGCCAACGGAAACTACGAAGGCTACGTCATGGGTACATCCGTCGCCCGCCCGCTGATCGCCAAAAAAGTGGTCGAAGTAGCCGTTAAAGAAGGCGCAGTAGCCCTCGCCCACGGATGTACCGGGAAAGGCAATGACCAGCTCCGTTTTGAAGCCGTTTTCCGTCAGACCGATATGGATGTTATCGCCCCGATGCGGGAGATGAACCTGACCCGCGAATGGGAAATCAATTACGCAAAAGAACACGGCATCCCTGTCGAAGCTACCAAGTCCAAACCCTGGAGCGTTGATGAAAACATCTGGAGCCGAAGCATCGAAGGCGGCAGGCTCGAAGACCCGTCTTTTGTCCCGCCGGAAGAGATCTACGAGTGGACAAAGTCCTCTGAAAAAGCTCCTGAAGAGCCCCTCGTCATTGACATCGGCTTTAAAGCAGGCGTCCCGGTCTCCTTAAATAACGAGCTGATGGACGGTTATCCCCTCATCAAAACTTTGAACGGAATCGCAGGCACCCACGGTGTCGGCAGGACAGATATGATCGAAGACCGTGTGCTTGGCTTAAAAGCCCGTGAGAACTACGAGCATCCGGCTGCAACCGTCCTCCTCGCAGCCCACGCCGACCTTGAAAAACTCGTCCTGACCCGCGGGGAACTGAAGTTCAAGAAGATCGTCGACGATCAGTGGTCCGAACTTGCCTATTACGGGCTTGTGGACGAGCCACTTTATGCTGATTTGAATGCGTTTATTGACAAGTCCCAGGAAAGGGTTACAGGCACAGTGAAAGTAAAGCTCTACAAAGGCGCACTTACGATCCTTGCCCGCAGCTCACCAAATGCGCTTTATTCTGAGGATCTGGTTTCATTTGACAGTCAGACGATTGACCAAAAGGATGCAGAAGGGTTTGCGAAGTATCACGGGTTCCAGGCGAGGATGTACAGGAAAGTTATGGATAAGAAATAA
- a CDS encoding DUF4365 domain-containing protein, translating into MITDEHCKEKLNRSFVLAIGSIAGLNVGFYQDDYGIDGYFKEVKERHGRRCMSGAHLDYQLKATENWKLKNDCIVYNLEAKTYNDIVDTYNDPYDHCPLILILLCLPNGKKSWLTTNPDSLIMKNCCYWFYVDESYKHKDNKSSVTIKIPSSNLLNPESIIWLMDKINSNKPLN; encoded by the coding sequence TTGATTACTGACGAACACTGTAAGGAAAAATTGAATAGATCTTTCGTCCTAGCAATAGGTTCCATCGCTGGATTAAATGTCGGTTTTTATCAAGATGATTATGGAATTGATGGATATTTTAAGGAAGTAAAAGAGAGACATGGTAGGCGGTGTATGTCCGGTGCTCATTTGGATTACCAATTGAAAGCAACTGAAAATTGGAAATTAAAAAATGATTGTATAGTGTATAATCTAGAAGCAAAAACTTATAACGACATCGTTGATACTTATAATGATCCTTATGACCATTGTCCACTAATCCTTATTCTTTTATGCCTGCCAAATGGCAAAAAATCTTGGCTAACAACTAATCCTGATAGTCTCATAATGAAAAATTGTTGCTATTGGTTCTATGTTGATGAGAGTTACAAGCATAAAGACAATAAAAGTTCAGTCACAATAAAAATTCCTTCTTCAAATCTTTTAAATCCAGAATCAATAATTTGGTTAATGGACAAAATAAATAGTAATAAACCTCTAAATTAA
- a CDS encoding DUF4145 domain-containing protein: MYQYITPSFKLAVFSCPHCNAIAHQEWSNVYLYNEYSENYDVVDYLSLSFCGNPNCHERAIWLKDKLMYPCLSTAPLPYDDMPSDVKEDFLEARNVVEISPRAAAALLRLALQKLMKHLGQEGKDINKDIGELVKKGLPVKIQEALDSLRIYGNEAVHPGEIDLKDDKETALKLFKLLNIIVQDMIIQPKEIEDLFNRLPQLKLKGIKDRDKK, encoded by the coding sequence ATGTATCAATACATAACTCCCTCATTTAAACTAGCAGTCTTTTCGTGTCCTCACTGTAATGCTATTGCTCACCAAGAATGGAGTAATGTTTATTTATACAATGAATATAGCGAGAATTATGATGTCGTTGATTATTTATCCCTGAGTTTTTGTGGGAATCCTAATTGCCATGAACGAGCTATCTGGCTTAAAGATAAACTTATGTATCCATGTTTATCTACAGCACCGCTTCCTTATGATGACATGCCCTCGGATGTGAAGGAAGATTTTTTAGAAGCGAGAAATGTAGTTGAGATATCTCCAAGAGCAGCAGCAGCGTTGTTAAGGCTTGCATTACAAAAACTCATGAAGCATTTAGGCCAAGAGGGTAAGGATATTAACAAGGATATTGGGGAGCTGGTAAAAAAAGGATTACCTGTGAAGATTCAGGAAGCACTTGATTCTTTACGAATTTATGGGAATGAAGCGGTTCATCCAGGAGAAATCGACTTAAAAGATGACAAGGAAACAGCTTTAAAATTATTTAAGCTATTGAATATAATTGTACAGGATATGATAATTCAACCCAAAGAGATTGAAGATTTATTTAATCGTCTTCCACAATTAAAATTGAAAGGAATTAAAGATCGAGATAAAAAATGA
- a CDS encoding DUF3800 domain-containing protein, producing MQGGSLSTSLSKNIELEIYSDEVFNGVDPFDNTNWMYLGALFVPTGYKTEVLKNLNDLRCITNHNWNISESDCPESCKYHKENNTEIHFKEIHRSSARYMIAKNWISFFNKEACQKHRKMLYCNILGINLSNISYCEFGSGKTELNIYNRFYRTLLMGGLNYFFKDYSNIIINSIYHDKGSQEYHEFFPWHPIQQTESKIDRLSIDCDEIKFIDSDHRNSKSDESQFIQLIDLILGATFSTIHNSSSNPRKRAVCELFKPVLHKLLDREKNTTGQMIGDYYKSNYYRTYQISFFPKNKMTAEEVITYLNLEGSIQKKEKYRVDNFYYSRIIGSQRQQTLEKWF from the coding sequence ATGCAGGGAGGCTCACTGTCTACGTCCTTAAGCAAAAATATAGAACTTGAAATTTATTCCGATGAAGTTTTTAACGGTGTAGATCCTTTTGACAACACAAATTGGATGTATTTAGGAGCTCTTTTTGTCCCTACAGGCTACAAAACAGAGGTTTTGAAAAATTTGAATGACCTCCGCTGTATAACAAACCATAACTGGAATATCTCTGAATCAGATTGCCCTGAAAGTTGTAAATATCATAAAGAAAACAACACTGAAATCCACTTCAAAGAAATTCATAGATCAAGTGCAAGATACATGATCGCAAAAAACTGGATCAGTTTCTTCAATAAGGAAGCTTGCCAAAAACACCGAAAAATGTTATATTGTAATATACTTGGAATAAATCTTTCAAATATAAGTTATTGTGAATTTGGTAGTGGAAAAACAGAACTTAACATTTATAACCGCTTTTATAGAACTCTTCTAATGGGTGGTTTAAATTATTTTTTTAAAGACTATTCAAATATTATCATAAACTCTATATATCACGACAAAGGAAGCCAAGAATACCACGAATTCTTTCCTTGGCATCCGATTCAACAGACCGAATCTAAAATAGATAGGCTGAGCATAGATTGTGATGAAATTAAATTCATAGATTCGGATCATAGAAATAGCAAATCAGACGAGTCTCAGTTTATTCAATTAATTGATTTGATTCTTGGAGCTACTTTTTCAACTATACATAATTCGTCAAGTAACCCAAGAAAAAGAGCAGTTTGTGAGCTTTTCAAACCAGTACTGCATAAACTTTTAGATCGTGAGAAGAACACCACTGGTCAGATGATTGGAGATTACTATAAAAGTAATTATTATAGAACTTACCAGATATCGTTCTTTCCAAAAAATAAGATGACAGCCGAAGAAGTAATCACCTATCTTAATCTAGAAGGCAGCATTCAGAAAAAAGAAAAATATCGTGTAGACAATTTCTACTATTCGAGAATTATTGGGTCGCAAAGGCAACAAACATTAGAAAAGTGGTTTTAA
- a CDS encoding pentapeptide repeat-containing protein, which yields MARCKYKFQGTYYNFMCPFEVEEGSEYCFWHQEIEEKRPSKEQLNLLKENEIIGVFLSKVNFNFADLRGINLILANLKGSSFYKANLRKANLNSANLQDSDLKEANLENAYLPRADLQGAEFFRTNLKGACLIFARLENRWTKKSFHSIFISFPMTWL from the coding sequence ATGGCCAGATGCAAATACAAGTTCCAAGGTACTTACTATAACTTTATGTGTCCTTTTGAAGTTGAAGAGGGAAGTGAATACTGCTTCTGGCATCAGGAAATAGAAGAAAAAAGACCTTCTAAAGAGCAGCTAAATCTTTTAAAAGAGAATGAAATTATAGGTGTCTTCCTTTCTAAAGTCAATTTTAACTTTGCTGATTTACGAGGCATTAATTTAATTTTAGCTAATTTAAAGGGCTCATCTTTTTATAAAGCAAATTTAAGAAAAGCTAACTTAAATTCCGCAAATTTGCAAGATTCAGATTTAAAAGAAGCAAATTTAGAAAATGCATATCTACCAAGAGCTGATTTGCAGGGAGCAGAATTTTTCAGAACTAATTTAAAGGGAGCATGCTTGATATTCGCAAGATTGGAAAATAGATGGACCAAGAAATCTTTTCATTCTATTTTTATCTCGTTTCCTATGACTTGGTTGTGA
- a CDS encoding type II toxin-antitoxin system HicB family antitoxin produces MHRFLVVIEKANNNYSAYSPDLPGCVATGSTREEAEKNIYEAIEMHVQGLLEDNLPIPESESFAEYVAIAEKPSTGSEVV; encoded by the coding sequence ATGCACCGTTTCCTAGTTGTAATCGAAAAAGCAAACAACAACTATTCAGCGTATTCTCCTGATCTTCCAGGCTGTGTGGCCACAGGTTCCACCCGGGAAGAAGCAGAGAAAAATATCTATGAAGCCATTGAAATGCACGTTCAGGGACTGCTGGAGGACAATTTACCAATTCCAGAATCAGAATCCTTTGCCGAGTATGTGGCTATTGCTGAAAAGCCCTCTACAGGTTCTGAAGTTGTGTAA
- a CDS encoding type II toxin-antitoxin system HicA family toxin has protein sequence MKVREVIKLLEADGWYLVATKGSHRQYKHPTKPGRVTIAGHSGDDLAPGTLNSILKQAQLKVED, from the coding sequence ATGAAAGTACGTGAAGTCATAAAACTTCTTGAAGCCGATGGTTGGTATCTGGTTGCAACAAAAGGTAGCCACCGGCAATATAAGCATCCTACTAAACCGGGTAGGGTAACAATTGCGGGCCATAGTGGAGATGATCTTGCTCCAGGGACATTGAACAGCATCTTAAAACAAGCACAATTAAAAGTGGAGGACTAA
- a CDS encoding TolB family protein produces MKTRNKLYPIVVALFLLPFICATASACATASADTAQGTETQITTNELDQWNPAIYGDRIVWDETRNGNLDIYMYDLSTSTETRITTNESCQGDPAIYGDRIVWHETRNGNMEIYMYDLSTSTETRITTNESIQANPAIYGNKIVWQDYRNGNNDIYMYNITTSTETRITTNESIQANPAIYGNKIVWLDYRNGSVDIYMYDLSTSTETRLNTIIPSPAAIIPLAIFGDRIVWDDNRNGNEDIYVYDLATNQETQITTNESNQNSPAIYGDRIVWNDDRNGNLEIYMYDLSTSTETRITTNESNKFGPAIYEDKIVWQDYRNGNWDIYMFTLPPAGELTPMDRTNDLKNYVENTLKVNRGTKKALIRSLDASICFLETGKDAKAVSKLKSFINHVEKMNKCNRISADDADYMIIEARGIIDQIKAQ; encoded by the coding sequence ATGAAAACCAGAAACAAACTATACCCAATAGTTGTAGCTTTATTCCTTTTGCCTTTCATATGTGCTACTGCGTCCGCATGTGCTACTGCGTCCGCAGATACTGCACAGGGAACGGAAACTCAGATTACCACCAATGAATTAGATCAGTGGAATCCTGCTATCTACGGGGACAGGATAGTATGGGATGAGACTCGCAATGGAAACTTGGATATCTACATGTACGATCTTTCCACTTCTACAGAAACCCGGATAACCACCAATGAATCATGTCAGGGAGATCCTGCAATCTACGGGGACAGGATAGTGTGGCATGAGACTCGCAATGGAAACATGGAGATCTACATGTACGATCTCTCCACTTCCACGGAAACTCGGATAACCACCAATGAGTCAATTCAGGCAAATCCTGCTATCTACGGGAATAAAATAGTGTGGCAGGACTATCGCAATGGAAACAACGATATCTACATGTATAATATCACAACTTCCACAGAAACTCGGATAACCACCAATGAGTCAATTCAGGCAAATCCTGCTATCTACGGGAATAAAATAGTGTGGCTGGATTATCGCAATGGAAGTGTCGATATCTACATGTACGACCTCTCCACCTCCACGGAAACTCGGCTCAACACCATTATACCCTCCCCTGCAGCTATTATTCCACTTGCCATCTTCGGTGACAGGATAGTATGGGATGATAATCGTAATGGAAACGAGGATATCTATGTGTACGACCTTGCCACTAACCAGGAAACTCAAATCACCACAAATGAATCCAATCAGAACTCTCCTGCAATCTACGGGGATAGGATAGTATGGAATGATGATCGTAATGGAAACTTGGAGATCTACATGTACGATCTCTCCACTTCAACGGAAACCAGGATAACCACAAATGAATCGAATAAATTCGGGCCTGCGATCTACGAGGATAAAATCGTGTGGCAGGATTATCGTAATGGAAACTGGGACATCTACATGTTTACTCTGCCTCCTGCTGGTGAGTTAACACCCATGGATAGAACGAATGATCTCAAAAACTATGTGGAAAATACCCTCAAAGTCAACAGAGGAACAAAAAAAGCTCTTATTAGATCTCTTGATGCATCGATCTGTTTCCTTGAAACAGGCAAAGACGCAAAAGCCGTTTCCAAACTTAAATCCTTCATTAATCATGTTGAAAAAATGAACAAATGCAATCGGATTTCAGCTGATGATGCGGATTATATGATTATTGAGGCAAGGGGAATTATCGACCAGATAAAGGCTCAGTAA
- a CDS encoding type II toxin-antitoxin system HicA family toxin translates to MSGLPVISGMQAIKAFSKAGWLPHQQVGSHVVLRKEGSKVTLTVPKHKELKPGLLRNLIKVSGLTVEEFEALLK, encoded by the coding sequence ATGTCTGGGCTTCCTGTAATTTCCGGAATGCAGGCAATTAAAGCCTTTTCTAAAGCTGGCTGGCTCCCTCACCAACAGGTGGGCAGTCATGTTGTCCTTAGAAAAGAAGGCTCAAAAGTTACGCTGACGGTCCCGAAGCACAAAGAACTGAAGCCGGGTCTTTTAAGAAACTTGATAAAAGTTTCAGGACTTACTGTAGAAGAATTCGAAGCTCTTTTGAAGTGA
- a CDS encoding type II toxin-antitoxin system HicB family antitoxin, giving the protein MRFKIILEEDEEVGGFIASCPGLPGCFSQGDTVEEAIENIKEAIQACLESLAEDELQECIGKSSCRVIDVVA; this is encoded by the coding sequence ATGCGGTTCAAAATTATCCTTGAGGAAGATGAAGAAGTCGGGGGATTTATTGCCAGCTGCCCAGGCTTACCGGGATGTTTTTCACAGGGAGATACTGTAGAAGAAGCTATTGAAAACATTAAAGAAGCAATTCAAGCCTGTCTGGAATCTCTTGCAGAAGACGAACTGCAGGAATGTATTGGGAAATCTTCCTGTAGAGTTATTGACGTGGTTGCTTAA
- a CDS encoding IS110 family transposase, protein MAGEINKSCGLDIHKSFLIATILSRSGEKQQQRIKRDDDGILSLRNWVTSEKCDVVACESTSDFWVPIHDSLIKHLPFIVGNARDMKAFTHKKTDKIDSEVIAKLALNGMVQPSRVFPKKHREYRSYIRLRHKLVQKRTDIKNEAHAILAPEMFNLKDVLTDIFGKNGREILSGISSGKNVDQIIQNLSPNVRKKSAQIRELLDREISQSAAIRLQICLKLIKNFDDSIELLGKEIFNYAYGNHKREMEILKSVPGIGELGAATLIAEIGDFKDFASGDKLASWLGLVPNVYQSADKYHNGRITKRGSKVARWILIQIAQAAARTKNSKLKEFFNRKKKSIGHAKAIVALARKIATIIWHLITNDEMYEDETGYIKGEVQRRKIVETEIFSVDERISIISEIFAIVEKKKPDIK, encoded by the coding sequence TTGGCAGGAGAAATAAACAAATCTTGCGGTTTAGATATCCACAAAAGTTTTTTGATTGCTACTATCCTCAGCAGATCCGGTGAAAAACAGCAACAGCGTATCAAGAGAGACGATGATGGAATTTTAAGCCTTAGAAATTGGGTTACATCAGAAAAATGTGACGTTGTTGCATGTGAATCAACAAGTGACTTTTGGGTCCCTATTCATGATTCATTGATAAAACATCTGCCTTTTATAGTTGGAAATGCTCGCGACATGAAAGCATTTACACATAAAAAGACAGATAAAATAGATTCCGAAGTCATTGCAAAACTTGCACTGAATGGCATGGTTCAACCATCAAGAGTTTTCCCAAAAAAACACAGAGAATATCGTTCATACATTCGGCTTCGCCACAAACTTGTACAAAAAAGAACGGATATAAAAAATGAAGCTCATGCCATTCTCGCACCTGAAATGTTTAATCTAAAAGATGTGCTGACAGACATTTTTGGAAAAAATGGTAGAGAGATATTATCAGGAATCTCTTCAGGTAAAAATGTTGACCAGATTATACAAAACCTTTCTCCAAATGTTCGTAAAAAAAGCGCTCAGATCCGAGAGCTTCTGGACAGAGAAATCTCCCAGAGTGCTGCAATCAGGCTTCAGATATGTTTGAAGCTAATAAAGAATTTTGACGATTCAATCGAACTTTTGGGAAAGGAAATTTTCAATTATGCTTATGGAAATCATAAGCGAGAAATGGAAATTTTAAAATCTGTTCCAGGCATAGGGGAACTTGGTGCGGCAACTTTAATCGCTGAAATAGGTGATTTCAAAGATTTTGCTTCAGGGGACAAGCTTGCTTCATGGCTTGGACTGGTTCCTAATGTGTACCAATCTGCAGATAAATACCACAATGGAAGGATCACTAAGAGAGGATCAAAGGTAGCAAGGTGGATTCTAATACAGATTGCTCAAGCAGCAGCAAGAACAAAAAATAGCAAGTTAAAAGAGTTTTTTAACAGAAAAAAGAAGTCAATTGGACATGCAAAGGCGATTGTTGCCCTGGCAAGGAAAATTGCAACGATAATATGGCACCTTATCACAAATGATGAGATGTACGAAGATGAAACGGGATATATCAAGGGAGAAGTTCAAAGGAGGAAGATTGTTGAGACCGAGATATTTTCGGTTGATGAACGTATCTCAATAATTAGTGAAATATTCGCAATTGTTGAAAAAAAGAAACCTGACATTAAGTGA